A region of Cheilinus undulatus linkage group 10, ASM1832078v1, whole genome shotgun sequence DNA encodes the following proteins:
- the sil1 gene encoding nucleotide exchange factor SIL1 isoform X1, with protein MKLISCSNSRLSFTVVLLLLHLSSIFGTNALKQSDSALTVVESTDNNEEEEVTMDDEEEEEEGDLEVIQPTEEWQTLKPGVAVPAGSHVRLNLQTGQREVKLGEEQLKYWTQEHRDQEENPSFSPEELKQAMKKLKEDLKAGSKDSEQQESVASKFRPLEELKEDMAKLELLVETDVQIMKRLLEQFNSSNSTTEQRLSILHELEYLVHQVDNAQTLCSMGGLQLVLHGLNSSDFRLQESSAFVLGSALSSNPAVQVKAVESGALQTLLTTLVTAEPLHVKKKVLFAVASLLRHFPYAQRHFLSHGGLQVLSELFRADRGGVLRTRIVTMLYDMISEKELISQAGLDSVLDASHEERVRQYSQVSLQGELLEKGWCGLVPQLLESTEHDYREKALRALLAMSPVCLDQYRLDSFLLGSLLSLRDQYQEMIKSEMILGEENGYFVEIVELIDALQVKIK; from the exons ATGAAGCTGATCTCCTGCAGTAACTCAAGACTTTCATTCACCGTCGTCCTTCTGCTGCTGCATTTATCCTCCATATTTGGAACAAATGCCCTAAAG CAGTCTGATTCAGCCTTAACTGTAGTGGAGAGTACAGACaataatgaagaggaggaggtgaccatggatgatgaagaagaagaggaagaaggagatTTAGAGGTGATTCAGCCTACTGAAGAGTGGCAAACACTCAAACCAG GTGTAGCAGTACCAGCTGGTTCCCATGTGAGGCTGAATCTGCAGACAGGTCAGAGGGAGGTCAAACTGGGAGAAGAGCAGCTCAAATACTGGACACAGGAACACAG ggaTCAGGAGGAGAATCCCTCCTTCAGTCCAGAGGAGCTCAAACAGGCTATGAAGAAGTTAAAAGAGGACCTGAAGGCTGGGAGCAAAGACTCAGAGCAACAG GAATCTGTTGCATCGAAGTTTCGTCCCCTTGAGGAGTTAAAGGAAGACATGGCTAAGCTGGAGCTGCTGGTGGAGACAGATGTTCAG ATAATGAAGCGTCTGCTGGAACAGTTTAATAGTAGCAACTCAACCACGGAGCAGCGGCTTAGCATCCTGCATGAGCTGGAGTATCTGGTGCATCAG gTGGATAACGCCCAGACTCTGTGCTCCATGGGGGGTCTCCAGTTAGTGCTGCACGGTCTGAACAGCTCTGACTTCAGGCTTCAGGAGAGCTCTGCCTTTGTCCTTGGATCTGCTCTGTCCAG TAACCCAGCAGTTCAAGTAAAGGCAGTGGAGAGCGGTGCCCTGCAGACGCTGTTAACTACACTGGTCACAGCTGAACCACTACATGTCAAGAAAAAG gtttTGTTTGCAGTTGCCTCCCTCTTACGTCACTTCCCCTATGCACAGCGTCACTTCCTGTCAcatggaggtctgcaggtcCTATCAGAACTTTTCAGGGCAGACAGAGGTGGAGTTCTGCGCACACGTATTGTCACCATGTTGTACGACATGATCAGTGAGAAG GAACTGATCTCTCAGGCAGGTCTGGACTCGGTGCTGGACGCCTCTCATGAGGAGCGGGTGCGTCAGTACTCTCAGGTCTCCCTGCAGGGGGAGCTGTTGGAGAAAGGCTGGTGTGGTCTGGTCCCACAGCTGCTTGAGTCTACTGAGCACGACTACAGAGAGAAG GCTCTGCGGGCTTTGCTGGCGATGTCTCCGGTGTGTTTGGATCAATACCGCTTAGACAGCTTTCTGCTGGGCTCACTGCTGTCCCTCAGAGACCAGTACCAGGAAATGATCAAGTCTGAGATGATTCTGGGAGAAGAGAACGGCTACTTTGTTGAGATTGTTGAACTTATAGATGCTCTTCAAGTCAAAATTAAATGA
- the sil1 gene encoding nucleotide exchange factor SIL1 isoform X2 — protein sequence MKLISCSNSRLSFTVVLLLLHLSSIFGTNALKSDSALTVVESTDNNEEEEVTMDDEEEEEEGDLEVIQPTEEWQTLKPGVAVPAGSHVRLNLQTGQREVKLGEEQLKYWTQEHRDQEENPSFSPEELKQAMKKLKEDLKAGSKDSEQQESVASKFRPLEELKEDMAKLELLVETDVQIMKRLLEQFNSSNSTTEQRLSILHELEYLVHQVDNAQTLCSMGGLQLVLHGLNSSDFRLQESSAFVLGSALSSNPAVQVKAVESGALQTLLTTLVTAEPLHVKKKVLFAVASLLRHFPYAQRHFLSHGGLQVLSELFRADRGGVLRTRIVTMLYDMISEKELISQAGLDSVLDASHEERVRQYSQVSLQGELLEKGWCGLVPQLLESTEHDYREKALRALLAMSPVCLDQYRLDSFLLGSLLSLRDQYQEMIKSEMILGEENGYFVEIVELIDALQVKIK from the exons ATGAAGCTGATCTCCTGCAGTAACTCAAGACTTTCATTCACCGTCGTCCTTCTGCTGCTGCATTTATCCTCCATATTTGGAACAAATGCCCTAAAG TCTGATTCAGCCTTAACTGTAGTGGAGAGTACAGACaataatgaagaggaggaggtgaccatggatgatgaagaagaagaggaagaaggagatTTAGAGGTGATTCAGCCTACTGAAGAGTGGCAAACACTCAAACCAG GTGTAGCAGTACCAGCTGGTTCCCATGTGAGGCTGAATCTGCAGACAGGTCAGAGGGAGGTCAAACTGGGAGAAGAGCAGCTCAAATACTGGACACAGGAACACAG ggaTCAGGAGGAGAATCCCTCCTTCAGTCCAGAGGAGCTCAAACAGGCTATGAAGAAGTTAAAAGAGGACCTGAAGGCTGGGAGCAAAGACTCAGAGCAACAG GAATCTGTTGCATCGAAGTTTCGTCCCCTTGAGGAGTTAAAGGAAGACATGGCTAAGCTGGAGCTGCTGGTGGAGACAGATGTTCAG ATAATGAAGCGTCTGCTGGAACAGTTTAATAGTAGCAACTCAACCACGGAGCAGCGGCTTAGCATCCTGCATGAGCTGGAGTATCTGGTGCATCAG gTGGATAACGCCCAGACTCTGTGCTCCATGGGGGGTCTCCAGTTAGTGCTGCACGGTCTGAACAGCTCTGACTTCAGGCTTCAGGAGAGCTCTGCCTTTGTCCTTGGATCTGCTCTGTCCAG TAACCCAGCAGTTCAAGTAAAGGCAGTGGAGAGCGGTGCCCTGCAGACGCTGTTAACTACACTGGTCACAGCTGAACCACTACATGTCAAGAAAAAG gtttTGTTTGCAGTTGCCTCCCTCTTACGTCACTTCCCCTATGCACAGCGTCACTTCCTGTCAcatggaggtctgcaggtcCTATCAGAACTTTTCAGGGCAGACAGAGGTGGAGTTCTGCGCACACGTATTGTCACCATGTTGTACGACATGATCAGTGAGAAG GAACTGATCTCTCAGGCAGGTCTGGACTCGGTGCTGGACGCCTCTCATGAGGAGCGGGTGCGTCAGTACTCTCAGGTCTCCCTGCAGGGGGAGCTGTTGGAGAAAGGCTGGTGTGGTCTGGTCCCACAGCTGCTTGAGTCTACTGAGCACGACTACAGAGAGAAG GCTCTGCGGGCTTTGCTGGCGATGTCTCCGGTGTGTTTGGATCAATACCGCTTAGACAGCTTTCTGCTGGGCTCACTGCTGTCCCTCAGAGACCAGTACCAGGAAATGATCAAGTCTGAGATGATTCTGGGAGAAGAGAACGGCTACTTTGTTGAGATTGTTGAACTTATAGATGCTCTTCAAGTCAAAATTAAATGA